Genomic DNA from Haloplanus aerogenes:
GTCCGTGATTAGACGGTTGACTTCTGGTTTATCCATAATGAGTCCTGTTTTGTTGTCTGAAATATTCCTTTCAGTTGCTAACTACGCTGATGAGGCAATGATCACACGCTACACTTCATATATTGTTCGGACTGTCTCGATGGCGTTCCGGGCCTCAATTTCGTTGTCAGCATTCGATGCGAACTCATCGAACCTGTCCAGTTCCTTTAACAAAATCTTTTTCTCGATTTCTTTGATATCGGGATTCAAATCCTCTGACAGGGATGGAACCACAATTATATCATGGATGACTGCTTTCTCCTTTCCCTCATAATGCCGGAGGACGCGCCCTCTCCTCTGGATAAATTGCTTGGGATTCCCCGTGCTTGACATTAATATGGCCTCCCGAGTAGATGGCACGTCTACTCCTTCGTCCAGACATTTCATCGCCACCAAGGCGTCATAGTTCCCCTTATCGAACTGCTCTAGGAGTTCCGGTCTCTCACTCGGTTTCTCCGCCTGAGTGAACTTATGATGGAAAATACCGTGTTCGTCTAAGATCTGCTGCGCTTGGTCAATTTGCTCGTCGTTAGTGTAGACCAGGAGATGGTCTGGCTCATCAATCCCTTCTAAAATGTCATGGAGCTTGCTGTACTTGTTCTCCGCTTTCTTAATCAGATCGGCACGCTCCATCATCATGTTCTCCACGACCTTGTCTTCGACATCGTCACTGGCTGCCATCCACCCCAAGTCACTGCTTATCTCCTCATACTCGTGCAGCTCCTCCGGAGTCATCTCCACGAAATACGGTTTATACTCGTACGGCGTCAGATGCTCAGGAATCGCCTCACCCAACGGCAGCTCATAAACCACGCCGTTGAAATAGTCCATCAGGAAATCCGTACCCTCCTCGTCAAAGTATCTCTGAGGCGTAGCAGAAAGCCCAATACGGTAATTGTAATCCTCAAGCAATCCTTTCTTCCTCTCCTCAGATCCAGAGCCGTGAACCTCATCAGCAATCAGCAAGCGGTCACAATTCAATTGCTGAATCTCCGACCGGAAGTGCTCATCTGAAAGAGTATCATGCGTGGTCAGCAGAATAGCGATATCTTGCATTTCAATCCGGATATCATCAAGGACGCGACCCATGTCCGACTTCCAGTTGGTGTTGACACTCCCGAAGATCATGTAGACCTCTTCATCATACCCCCAGTCCTCCAAGTCGTCTCTCCACTGGAAAGCTAAGTGCGTATTAGGTACCGCAATGACCACGACCATCGGATGCTCTTGCTTCGCAAAGGTTTGATCCATCGCACCAATAGCGGTGTACGTCTTCCCAGTACCCGTAGCCATCTCGAATAGGCCGTGCCGACCATTGTACCGCCACTGATTCACCGCTTCCTGCTGGTAGTCGCGCAAAGTAATGTTGTGGTCCCTCGCGCTCATTGGACTACCACCAGATCTGTCGTTGTCATAAGGAGCATCGTCAGTCTCTCTCAGCTGGACTATATCCTCGCTAACCCCTTCAGGAAGAGAATACACGGAGATATCTTCCTTCTCGTTATTCCACAGATCATCAAATCTTTCCTCGTGTTTCCGTATCCTTTCAGCATCGCGCTCACACGCCCAATCGCAGAAAACATCGTACGACTCGTAGTTGTAGAAGCCCTTCTGACTGTCATTCTGAGAACCGTGAAACGCCATTTTCCCGCCATAGATACCGGTGACAATACCCCACTTATCGTGGAAGTCTCCATAGATATTGCGTCCATCCGGAACTGCGAATTTGATTTCCAGAAGACCGTCCGCAATCATCCAAGCAACAGTATTCAAAGTATCTTCCTCAAGCCCCTCCTCTAGCTCTTCTATCCCCCGCTCAAGCGATTCATAGATAACCTCGTTTCTACGGCCTTCTTCTCCCTTCTTGAAGGCCTCCCAGTCATCCTCCTCCAGTATCGGGCTGATAATCCACTTGGCCTTCCCACCATTCGACGCCAACCCAGCAATACCACGAGCAGCGTTCTTCAACCAGCCACTCGTAAAGTATCCGACTCCCCTCTTGTACTCAATTGCCCGAGATAGAATAGGATTGTAGAAGTCGTGTATGAAATCAGTCTCTGAGGTCTCAATGACTGGTGGGAGCTCTAACTCGTCAAGTCTCTCCCCAACGGTGTTACCTGATACAGTCACTTGTGATACCCCTGGTAGTACTAACCTTGCACCGAGGTCTGTATAAATCCACGGTGGGGTCAGGAACGCAAGACTCTCTACCTACAAACTTCAGAGATACTCGTCCGGCTCCGGATAATACAGATCCGCGTCCGGGAACTCTTCCTCGAACACGTTGATCCACGTCCTGTATTCCTCATCAACCAAAGACTTTGCGTCCAGCTCGTCGTACTCAAAGTTCACGACGCCGTCGAAGTCAAAACTGTAGTCAGCACTTCCTTCTACACACTCCAATGGCCGGCCGTGGACGTGCATCTGAAACACTTCATCATCCAACCTACTGTCTGGGTCTCCCAGGTACTCGTACTTCTTCAGCCACGGAGCCAGCATGATCACCTTCTCCTCGAAATTAGCCAGCTCCTCCCAGTTCTCAATACGCCGGACAGCGTCAACAGCGAAAGGCGAATCCTGGCTCTCAGCGATCAACTATCACCCCCGTTTTCCTTTCGGAAACCATTCTGATCATCGAGACTTCGGTGATGTGGCCGCAGTCGCTACAGAGAACCTACGTACTGTTTCTTGGGTCACCACCAGCGACGTCGAACACATGGAGAACACCTGAGATATCGACTGCCACGGGCTCTTCAAAGAACTCGAAAAAGCCGAGGTCTACAGGAATGAACACAGCCCAGAGACCGGAGTGCTTCAGATGCCGGAACGAGTCAAAGAAGAACACGGCCTACTCGAAGACGATGACCCAGAAGGAGAGGAAGAGACGGAACAGGTCGGGCTCACTGAGTTCTGAACTCGTTGTACGTGACTAAGGTACGTTCAGAGAGGGCAGGTCAAGCAAACAGACTGAATCGTACTCGTCTGACTTCTGAAGCGAGGTGAACTCCGATCTTAGCGTCACCTCAACCCCGCCACTCGGATCGTCGTCCACCTTGAGCACTAACCAGCTCTTACTGTAATCATTTGGCAGATCGATATTCAGGGAGTCATCCACGACGGAGGTATCTCCCTGCTGCTTCTGCAACACATACCCTCCACGATCTACAGCGAAGCCCGTCTGATCGTACTGGTTTGGAGGGAACCAAGTAATCGGGATATTGCGGTTCCCCTGGAGATGTGTCCCGTTGTCGATGTGATACCGGTACTCCATCTTGTCCGGGAGAAGAACTTGTACAGGGGAATCCAATGATCCCAGAACCGTCTTCGTCAGACTCGGAGAAAACTCATTGCTGCCAACCTGCTCCCTTGCATCGTGCTCTTGTTCAAACCAGTTCAACAGTTTTGACTGCTCGAAAGACGTGATCTCATTGACTACAGGCTTCACGTTGTGATGGGCAATACCCGCGCTGAAATCCTGAACCTTCAGCTTGGCACTTCGCTCCCGTGTCTTAGTCGGCAGATTCGCGGAACCGTACTCCCTAACGGAGTTCGCTTCTCCGAGAAGCGTGTTCTCGTTATAAAAGTCGAAAACACCTTCAACGAAATCCTCTACATTGTTTTGGGTCAACTGCATACGTTATTAGAAACAGGAGATTATCGTAAAACCTCATGTAGACTCTAAATCTGGGAAAATACTTTGACATCAACATGAGACTATCCTCTATGTCAACCGACTCCCTGACTTTCCTCGAAACGGTCACGGAGATTAGCGACGACCGACGGATAACTCAGGAGCGTATTCAGAACTTGCTTGAGGGCCTCGGTTTCGACCCTGAATCCGCCGACTACAACGTGGCTATGGAAGACAGGGTTCCGCCTACGGCTGGAGAGGCCATGATGTCGAAAAGGGCAGAACCACACGAGTGTCGACTGATCATCGATGCCATCATCCGCGAAACTCTATCCCACCCTGCACTGGCAGTTTATTCGCCTAAAACAGAAGACATGGATCAGATGGGGATCACTCCGAGTGAAGAGTCAGATGAGATTGGACGTGAATCAACCGCGTCTCTATGGCTACACATGGCTTCCGAGGTTTCAAAAGCTCAGTGGACTCTTCTTGTCTCCCCAGTGATTATTTCGATAACGGGATCCGACTCAGATAATCAGCACTTCCACACCCAAAACTTCGATCAGGAAGACGCCCAAGAAATCATTGACACAATTACTGGCTAATCATGACCAACACGAACTACGCTCCAGGCCCTATCAAGTGCAGAGAATGCGGTGAAGAGTTTGAGACAATT
This window encodes:
- a CDS encoding DEAD/DEAH box helicase family protein, yielding MTVSGNTVGERLDELELPPVIETSETDFIHDFYNPILSRAIEYKRGVGYFTSGWLKNAARGIAGLASNGGKAKWIISPILEEDDWEAFKKGEEGRRNEVIYESLERGIEELEEGLEEDTLNTVAWMIADGLLEIKFAVPDGRNIYGDFHDKWGIVTGIYGGKMAFHGSQNDSQKGFYNYESYDVFCDWACERDAERIRKHEERFDDLWNNEKEDISVYSLPEGVSEDIVQLRETDDAPYDNDRSGGSPMSARDHNITLRDYQQEAVNQWRYNGRHGLFEMATGTGKTYTAIGAMDQTFAKQEHPMVVVIAVPNTHLAFQWRDDLEDWGYDEEVYMIFGSVNTNWKSDMGRVLDDIRIEMQDIAILLTTHDTLSDEHFRSEIQQLNCDRLLIADEVHGSGSEERKKGLLEDYNYRIGLSATPQRYFDEEGTDFLMDYFNGVVYELPLGEAIPEHLTPYEYKPYFVEMTPEELHEYEEISSDLGWMAASDDVEDKVVENMMMERADLIKKAENKYSKLHDILEGIDEPDHLLVYTNDEQIDQAQQILDEHGIFHHKFTQAEKPSERPELLEQFDKGNYDALVAMKCLDEGVDVPSTREAILMSSTGNPKQFIQRRGRVLRHYEGKEKAVIHDIIVVPSLSEDLNPDIKEIEKKILLKELDRFDEFASNADNEIEARNAIETVRTIYEV